From Polynucleobacter paludilacus:
TTTGATTGAAGGTGGTCAAACAAAAATCGGTGATCCAAGCTGGATGATTATTGGCATTGGGATCAATCTACAAAATGCGCATGCTTTTAATGAGGCATTGCAGCAAGAATATCCCATTACCGCATTAGATCAACTCCTCAATCCGCAAGAAACAGTGCCCGATGCAGAATGGATTTGGTTAAAAATGGTTGAGGAATTGGAATTTGTACTGTCTTATTTTGATCAAGCAGGTTTTAGCCAATATCAAAAACTTTGGATGCATTGGGATGCTTACCAAAATCATCCTGTCCGCATTACTGGAGCAGGCCAAGAAGTGATTGAGGGCATTGCGCGAGGAATCGATGCTTCTGGCGCTCTTAGATTAGAGACTGAAGAAAAAATGATCAGCATTCATGCGGGAGATGTTTCCTTGAGGATTACAAAATGAGTCTCTACTTATTGTTTGATATTGGCAATACCCGAATGAAATGGGCTGCGATTGAATCCACTCATAATCCCTCTGATCGTCAGAAAAAATTATGGGCTTACTCTGGTTCAATCAGTAGTAAATCTTTAGAGTCTGCTGAACATCGGGCTGAACTTGCTGACTACATTGCTAAGACCCTTCCCAAACCTGATGCCATTGCTTTTGCTTGCGTCGCCGGCGACAAAGCAATCGCCAATCTGAAAACGCTGTTTCCGCAATGGGATGATCTGGTCTGGCAAGAACTCACTGGCAACACTACATTCAATGGAATGCGGACGCTGTATCAAGAGCCTAAGAAGCTTGGGGCAGACCGCTGGGCTGGCCTCATCGGTGCTCGCGCACTATCCAGCGCCAATACTTTAGTGGTCAATAGTGGAACGGCAACGACGATTGATTTACTGGGAGCGAATGGCATACATTACGGCGGCTGGATTCTGCCAGGCTTAGATTTGATGCAATCCGGGCTGCAAGTAAATACTGCTCAGCTACCTCTAGCTATTCGTTCAGCCGAGCACTCCGGCTTTGGACTCAATACAAATGATGCAATCATTTCTGGCTGTGATGCAGCACAGCTTGGCGCAATTGAATATGCTGCACAGATTGCTAAGTCAATCAATCATCCAATTGAGCGGATTTATTTAGATGGCGGTAATGCCAAAATTTTGCATCAAGCGATTCAAAAAGGCTTAACGCCAAGCTTAGGCCTTGTTGAATGCGTTGATGGTTTGGTACTGCGCGGACTATGGTCCTGGCTACTGCAGTCTCAAAAGTCTTAAGACCGAATACGCCCTAATAAGGTAGTGGTTGAGCGCTCATACACGAAAGGGATCGCAATCGCTTTGCCACCCCAAGTCTTAACCAGTTTTGTCTCATCGAGCGTATCAATTTCATAATCACCGCCCTTGACATAAATATCGGGACGAATCTGCTCAATGAGCTTCACAGGGGTTTTCTCAGTAAAGATCACTACCAGATCTACGCTTTCTAATGCTGCTAATAAGGCTAAGCGATCGGCTTCACTGTTAATCGGACGATCATCGCCTTTGCCCAACATCTTGACAGAGGCATCTGAGTTGACTCCAACCACCAAACTAGCGCCCAAGGATTTTGCTTGCGCAAGGTAGCTTGCATGGCCGCGGTGAAGAATATCGAAAACCCCATTAGTAAAAACCAGAGATCTGGGCAATTGTGCAATCCGCTCGTGTAACTGCTCAGGCGGGCAGATTTTTTCCTCAAAAGATGGCATTGGCAGCGAAGTCATGACTCAATATTAAAGGCTTTTGATACTGTCAAACGACATTCCCCAGAATGTCTTAGACTTGCACACCTAGACACCTTATTTACAGGCGCACCATGACCCGATTTCATAGATTAATAGCACTTCTGAGCATGACTCCATTTTTACTAGGATTAGGCATGGATTCCGTTAAAGCTGCGCCAGCAAGTTGCAGCCCCTTGCTTTCTCATACCTTCCCTCGCCTTCAGGACGAAGCGCCTCAAAATCTTTGCCAATACCAAGGCAAGGTGCTATTGGTCGTCAATACTGCCAGCTACTGTGGCTTTACGGGTCAATACGAAGACTTAGAGAAGATTTATGCCAAATATAAGGATCAAGGCTTTGTCGTTTTAGGATTCCCATCGAATGATTTTGGCCAGCAAGAACCGGGCAGTAATAAAGAGATTGCCGACTTTTGTAAAAATACCTACGATGTCAAATTTCCGATGTTTGCCAAGAGCTCTGTGAGCGGCTCAACTGCGAATCCTTTGTTCAAAATGCTAATCGCTAAAACTGGTACAACTCCTAAATGGAATTTCTATAAATACTTAATCGATCGTAATGGCAATGTTGTAGATTCTTTTGGGAGCATGACCAAGCCAACAAGTAGCAGTGTGCTTGATGAAATCCAAAAGCTATTAGGGGAAAAGGTTCAGTGAGTAAAAAAAGAATTGCCATCATTGGCGCGGGTATTTCTGGGCTTGGTTGCGCCTATGCATTAAGACAGTGTCCTGAGACTGAAATTACCCTCTATGAAGGCGGCGATCATATTGGCGGCCATAGCAATACGGTAGATTTTTCTTTAGATACGCCAAGCGGCAAAATTCAATATGGCATTGATACTGGTTTCTTAGTTTTTAATCGCAAAACCTATCCTCGCTTACTGCGCTTATTTGAGCAAATCAAAGCACCGATCGCGAATTCTGAGATGTCTTTTTCTGTTTCGATCTCGCCCGATGATCAACACCGCGGTGACCGCAAGATTGAATGGGCTGGCAATGATCTCAATTCCTTTTTTGGACAAAGAGCAAACCTATTCTCTAGATCATTCTGGACAATGGCTTTCGATATTTTGCGCTTTAATCGTCTTGCCACTAAGTTGGCTCAGAAACAAATTCTTGCTGGGCAAGAATATGCAGAACCCGATGAGCCTATCGCTGATTTTTTAAATCGCAATCGCTTCAGCCAAAGCTTTAGAGAGAATTATTTTCTTCCGATGATTGGTGCGATCTGGTCTTGCTCGGTTGAGCAAATGCTGGAGTTCCCAATTCAAACGATGGTGCGCTTCTGTCATAACCATGGACTATTACAAATCCAGAATCGCCCTCAGTGGCTTACAGTCCAGGGTGGATCGAGAGAATATGTAAAGCGTATCGTAGCTGTGCTCGAGCAGCATCAAGTAAAAATTCAGCGGGAAGCAGTGATTCAAGTCAATGCTAGTCAAGATGGTGATTCGCCAGTCGAAGTCATCAGTTTAAATGGCAGCGCTCTATTTGATGAAGTGGTGATGGCCTGCCATAGTGATCAAAGTTTGGAACTCGTCAAAGGGATCGATCAGACTGCACAAAACATTTTGGCTGCCATTCCTTATCAAAAGAACCGCGCCTTTTTGCACACGGATCAGCATTTCCTACCCAAAACACAACGCTGTTGGGCAGCCTGGAATTACACCGCGAAATCTGGCGCAGCACCTTCTTCAAAGAAACACGTGAGCGTGAATTACCTCATCAATCGTTTGCAGCCTTTGCCTGATGCACTTAAAAATACACCCATCATTGTCAGCCTCAACCCATCGACTGATCCGGATCCTCGATTGGTACATTCAGAGATTGAATAC
This genomic window contains:
- a CDS encoding biotin--[acetyl-CoA-carboxylase] ligase, which translates into the protein MSSHCILERVAETESTNDDLMARWRAGELIDPIARLAQHQTAGKGRAGRSWLASPKDSLCFSLAYPFHRKLADLSGLSLLVGLAAISGISKALNLSEDILYQRGLRLKWPNDLLLNQGKLGGILIEGGQTKIGDPSWMIIGIGINLQNAHAFNEALQQEYPITALDQLLNPQETVPDAEWIWLKMVEELEFVLSYFDQAGFSQYQKLWMHWDAYQNHPVRITGAGQEVIEGIARGIDASGALRLETEEKMISIHAGDVSLRITK
- a CDS encoding type III pantothenate kinase, giving the protein MSLYLLFDIGNTRMKWAAIESTHNPSDRQKKLWAYSGSISSKSLESAEHRAELADYIAKTLPKPDAIAFACVAGDKAIANLKTLFPQWDDLVWQELTGNTTFNGMRTLYQEPKKLGADRWAGLIGARALSSANTLVVNSGTATTIDLLGANGIHYGGWILPGLDLMQSGLQVNTAQLPLAIRSAEHSGFGLNTNDAIISGCDAAQLGAIEYAAQIAKSINHPIERIYLDGGNAKILHQAIQKGLTPSLGLVECVDGLVLRGLWSWLLQSQKS
- the rfaE2 gene encoding D-glycero-beta-D-manno-heptose 1-phosphate adenylyltransferase — encoded protein: MTSLPMPSFEEKICPPEQLHERIAQLPRSLVFTNGVFDILHRGHASYLAQAKSLGASLVVGVNSDASVKMLGKGDDRPINSEADRLALLAALESVDLVVIFTEKTPVKLIEQIRPDIYVKGGDYEIDTLDETKLVKTWGGKAIAIPFVYERSTTTLLGRIRS
- a CDS encoding glutathione peroxidase; its protein translation is MDSVKAAPASCSPLLSHTFPRLQDEAPQNLCQYQGKVLLVVNTASYCGFTGQYEDLEKIYAKYKDQGFVVLGFPSNDFGQQEPGSNKEIADFCKNTYDVKFPMFAKSSVSGSTANPLFKMLIAKTGTTPKWNFYKYLIDRNGNVVDSFGSMTKPTSSSVLDEIQKLLGEKVQ
- a CDS encoding NAD(P)/FAD-dependent oxidoreductase, which gives rise to MSKKRIAIIGAGISGLGCAYALRQCPETEITLYEGGDHIGGHSNTVDFSLDTPSGKIQYGIDTGFLVFNRKTYPRLLRLFEQIKAPIANSEMSFSVSISPDDQHRGDRKIEWAGNDLNSFFGQRANLFSRSFWTMAFDILRFNRLATKLAQKQILAGQEYAEPDEPIADFLNRNRFSQSFRENYFLPMIGAIWSCSVEQMLEFPIQTMVRFCHNHGLLQIQNRPQWLTVQGGSREYVKRIVAVLEQHQVKIQREAVIQVNASQDGDSPVEVISLNGSALFDEVVMACHSDQSLELVKGIDQTAQNILAAIPYQKNRAFLHTDQHFLPKTQRCWAAWNYTAKSGAAPSSKKHVSVNYLINRLQPLPDALKNTPIIVSLNPSTDPDPRLVHSEIEYSHPVFDMAAIQAQKQLPLIQGNNGIWYCGAWTGFGFHEDGLRSGELVAEDLLENIHSPSQSRRTQDAQ